A region from the Sandaracinus amylolyticus genome encodes:
- a CDS encoding TonB-dependent receptor domain-containing protein has protein sequence MLVATVLTGALGIGSVARADVRTEARTHFRRGMALIAEGRVDEGVAALQEAYEILPHPNVLYNIARAYAESARYDEARDYFERYLETDPPDRSEVQQFLVAIGDRQAAVEARERARQTTEPGAASTSEPSSESRPLATSEEIQALEDSATQIAALAEATQSEALRRRADQLRALAVDLRGRMGEGSGARVVVESGGGGSAGGEAIGGGGGAQDPAVDPTLAIREAEADVYEESVVSAARFAQSPLDAPASTTVISRQDIRLSGLYNLPEVLRRAAGVDVMTTTPVDSNLGIRGFNQRLSNRVLVLVDGRSTYIDTLGATLWMTLPVGPSDVERIEIIRGPASALYGANSFSGIVNVITRPPGEPSTEAIVGGGNGNTLWGHAQTSGRIERLAYRIAAGYLTTHRFTREVGPDRVDYFTPDEYGDPAAATAGGFANASLRYRIIPELQVSLQGGVVDRLQNFQGTGPLRDFIARGPVAHVLGSIETPYGSIRAFYTHFDAQAQLSSVPRGGDPVRGDFVSGTFDVEAEFAQEFDLLVHHNLHVGASYRRKTVAWDYLGQAYEQNHYALFIQDAMRLTEWLSLVGSFRTDFHPLLPDPVFSPRGALLVHPSERSTIRASVGTAFRTPTFLESYLDLRNPTPIPGVHVIAQGSEIARGGVLQPENILSAELGYRNEEFEFLDFEINVYYNRVSNLISLAQVQPFRLADYSGGVDQGDFLQSYSRGTASYPVGTITFQNEPPIFDVVGGEAMTRIYPVTGLDIYANYAINQTFTTVPATASGVFRADEARTSTHHVNAGIQYRSEFGLDISVDFHFASEQRWLEQVFTTEDGGGVAYGEFDLPAYYLINARIGYRMLDDHLDIGIVGFNITDNRHRQHPFGQELSARFMLTVAYRM, from the coding sequence ATGCTCGTCGCGACGGTGCTCACCGGTGCGTTGGGGATCGGCTCGGTCGCACGTGCAGACGTTCGAACCGAGGCGCGCACCCATTTCCGTCGCGGCATGGCGCTCATCGCGGAAGGTCGTGTCGACGAGGGCGTCGCGGCGCTGCAGGAGGCCTACGAGATCCTCCCGCACCCGAACGTGCTCTACAACATCGCTCGCGCGTACGCGGAGAGCGCGCGCTACGACGAGGCGCGCGACTACTTCGAGCGATATCTCGAGACCGATCCGCCCGATCGCAGCGAAGTGCAGCAGTTCCTCGTCGCGATCGGAGATCGGCAGGCAGCGGTCGAAGCGCGCGAGCGCGCGCGACAGACGACGGAGCCCGGCGCGGCGTCGACGTCGGAGCCCTCGAGCGAGAGTCGGCCGCTCGCGACGAGCGAAGAGATCCAGGCGCTCGAGGACTCGGCGACGCAGATCGCGGCGCTCGCGGAAGCGACCCAGAGCGAGGCGCTGCGGCGGCGCGCGGATCAGCTGCGCGCGCTCGCGGTCGATCTGCGCGGTCGCATGGGCGAGGGCAGCGGCGCGCGCGTCGTGGTCGAGAGCGGCGGCGGTGGGAGCGCCGGCGGCGAGGCGATCGGGGGCGGTGGCGGCGCTCAGGACCCCGCGGTCGATCCCACGCTCGCCATCCGCGAGGCCGAGGCGGACGTGTACGAAGAGTCGGTCGTGTCGGCAGCGCGCTTCGCGCAGTCGCCGCTCGACGCGCCGGCGTCGACGACCGTCATCTCGCGGCAGGACATCCGTCTGAGCGGTCTCTACAACCTGCCCGAGGTGCTGCGCCGCGCGGCGGGCGTCGACGTGATGACGACGACGCCGGTCGACTCGAACCTCGGGATCCGCGGGTTCAATCAGCGCCTCTCGAATCGAGTGCTCGTGCTCGTCGACGGACGGTCGACGTACATCGACACGCTCGGTGCGACGCTCTGGATGACGCTGCCGGTCGGTCCTTCGGACGTCGAGCGCATCGAGATCATCCGCGGCCCGGCGTCGGCGCTCTACGGCGCGAATTCGTTCAGTGGCATCGTCAACGTCATCACGCGCCCGCCGGGCGAGCCCTCGACGGAGGCGATCGTCGGGGGCGGCAACGGCAACACGTTGTGGGGCCACGCGCAGACGTCGGGCCGCATCGAGCGGCTCGCGTATCGCATCGCGGCCGGGTACCTGACGACGCATCGATTCACGCGCGAGGTCGGCCCGGATCGCGTCGACTATTTCACGCCCGACGAGTACGGCGATCCCGCGGCCGCGACCGCCGGCGGATTCGCGAACGCGAGCCTGCGATATCGGATCATCCCCGAGCTGCAGGTCAGTCTGCAGGGCGGTGTCGTCGATCGACTGCAGAACTTCCAGGGCACCGGCCCGCTGCGCGACTTCATCGCTCGCGGCCCGGTCGCGCACGTGCTCGGCAGCATCGAGACGCCCTACGGCTCGATTCGCGCGTTCTACACGCACTTCGACGCGCAGGCGCAGCTCAGCTCGGTCCCGCGCGGCGGCGATCCGGTGCGCGGTGACTTCGTCTCGGGCACGTTCGACGTCGAGGCGGAGTTCGCGCAGGAGTTCGATCTGCTCGTGCACCACAACCTGCACGTCGGCGCGAGCTATCGACGCAAGACGGTCGCGTGGGACTACCTCGGTCAGGCGTACGAGCAGAACCACTACGCGCTGTTCATCCAGGACGCGATGCGGCTCACCGAGTGGCTCAGCCTCGTCGGCAGCTTCCGCACCGACTTCCATCCGCTACTGCCCGATCCGGTGTTCTCGCCGCGCGGCGCGCTGCTCGTGCATCCGTCCGAGCGCTCGACGATCCGTGCGTCGGTGGGCACCGCGTTCCGGACTCCGACGTTCCTCGAGTCGTATCTCGACCTCCGCAATCCCACTCCGATCCCCGGCGTGCACGTCATCGCACAGGGCTCCGAGATCGCGCGCGGCGGCGTGCTGCAGCCGGAGAACATCCTCTCGGCGGAGCTGGGCTACCGGAACGAGGAGTTCGAGTTCCTCGATTTCGAGATCAACGTCTACTACAACCGTGTGAGCAATCTGATCTCGCTCGCACAGGTCCAGCCGTTCCGGCTCGCCGATTATTCGGGTGGCGTCGATCAGGGTGATTTCCTGCAGAGCTACTCGCGCGGCACGGCGAGCTATCCGGTCGGCACGATCACCTTCCAGAACGAGCCGCCGATCTTCGACGTGGTCGGCGGCGAGGCGATGACGCGCATCTATCCCGTCACCGGCCTCGACATCTACGCGAACTACGCGATCAACCAGACGTTCACGACCGTTCCTGCGACCGCGAGCGGCGTGTTCCGCGCCGACGAAGCGCGCACGAGCACGCATCACGTCAATGCGGGCATCCAGTATCGCTCGGAGTTCGGTCTCGACATCAGCGTCGACTTCCACTTCGCGAGCGAGCAGCGCTGGCTCGAGCAGGTCTTCACCACCGAGGACGGGGGTGGTGTCGCGTACGGCGAATTCGATCTCCCGGCCTATTACCTGATCAACGCGCGCATCGGATATCGGATGCTCGACGACCATCTCGACATCGGGATCGTCGGATTCAACATCACCGACAACCGACACAGACAGCATCCCTTCGGTCAGGAGCTGTCGGCGCGCTTCATGCTCACCGTCGCCTACCGGATGTGA
- a CDS encoding bifunctional riboflavin kinase/FAD synthetase, which translates to MGTCSRGTRSAPRIDPRVDGAHHRAPMTRGRRTAVIPGNHDGVHAGHRALIDEARRRAAMSQASGAGLDVVPLTFDPHPLAVLAPERAPVPITTIARRIELLRAAGADDVAVARFDAAYAARTADEFVEHVLVDELAAREVIVGPDFRFGAGRTGTIDRLRELGSAHGFGVTEVAPVELPDVGRVSSTRVREALREGAIDRATRMLGRVHEVDGTIVEGFRRGRTIGFPTANLDCDPVLMPLDGVYAVVARVIAPQRDPQLLRGVANLGTRPTFAAGRSVEVHLFDFTGDLYGARLRVGFVARLRGEQKFDGIDALRAQIATDAQAARARLVDDEPTWRLL; encoded by the coding sequence GTGGGTACATGCTCGAGAGGCACACGATCTGCGCCGAGAATTGACCCCCGCGTCGACGGCGCCCATCATCGGGCGCCGATGACGCGAGGGCGACGCACCGCGGTGATCCCCGGCAACCACGACGGTGTGCACGCCGGGCACCGCGCGCTGATCGACGAGGCCCGCCGGCGCGCCGCGATGTCGCAGGCGAGCGGTGCGGGCCTCGACGTCGTTCCGCTCACCTTCGATCCGCATCCGCTCGCCGTGCTCGCGCCCGAGCGCGCGCCGGTGCCGATCACGACGATCGCGCGGCGCATCGAGCTGCTGCGCGCGGCGGGCGCGGACGACGTCGCGGTCGCGCGCTTCGACGCGGCGTACGCGGCGCGCACCGCGGACGAGTTCGTCGAGCACGTGCTCGTCGACGAGCTCGCTGCGCGCGAGGTGATCGTCGGGCCCGACTTCCGGTTCGGCGCGGGTCGCACCGGCACGATCGATCGACTGCGCGAGCTCGGTTCCGCGCATGGCTTCGGCGTGACCGAGGTCGCGCCGGTCGAGCTCCCCGACGTCGGCCGCGTGAGCTCGACGCGAGTGCGCGAGGCGCTGCGCGAGGGCGCGATCGACCGCGCGACGCGCATGCTCGGCCGCGTGCACGAGGTCGACGGAACGATCGTCGAGGGCTTTCGTCGCGGCCGCACGATCGGCTTCCCGACCGCGAACCTCGACTGCGACCCCGTTCTCATGCCGCTCGACGGCGTGTACGCGGTGGTCGCGCGCGTGATCGCGCCACAGCGCGATCCGCAACTGCTGCGCGGCGTCGCCAACCTCGGCACGCGGCCGACGTTCGCCGCAGGGCGCTCGGTCGAGGTCCACCTGTTCGACTTCACCGGCGACCTCTACGGCGCGCGCCTGCGCGTCGGCTTCGTCGCGCGCCTGCGCGGTGAGCAGAAATTCGACGGCATCGACGCACTTCGGGCACAGATCGCCACGGACGCCCAGGCGGCGCGCGCGCGGCTCGTCGACGACGAGCCGACGTGGAGGCTCCTCTGA
- a CDS encoding PilZ domain-containing protein has product MSAENRKHRRYAVELAAEVEIRGETIVASTQNVSAGGVGLVVDREVKEGSELAVTLFLTQDGIEDPDESPFEAKAIVAWTAVQDAGTWIAGVRFAKVSAAQSAQLERFLGKLDPG; this is encoded by the coding sequence ATGAGCGCCGAGAACCGCAAGCATCGCCGTTACGCCGTCGAGCTCGCCGCGGAGGTGGAGATCCGCGGCGAGACGATCGTCGCGTCGACCCAGAACGTGTCCGCCGGTGGCGTCGGTCTGGTCGTCGATCGCGAGGTGAAGGAGGGCAGCGAGCTCGCGGTCACGCTCTTCCTGACGCAGGACGGGATCGAGGATCCCGACGAGAGCCCGTTCGAGGCGAAGGCGATCGTCGCGTGGACCGCGGTGCAGGACGCGGGCACGTGGATCGCGGGCGTGCGCTTCGCGAAGGTCTCGGCGGCGCAGAGCGCGCAGCTCGAGCGCTTCCTCGGCAAGCTCGATCCCGGGTGA
- a CDS encoding carotenoid oxygenase family protein codes for MLPTATAPSISEPSPSLHDDRATHLAYTSSVPREHGFEPLRVEGRLPDGLRGTLYRNGPGLWDLFGRPYSHSFECDGAVAAVRLGGGSAPALGAHRVTQSEGLREERAAGRPLYGSNAAWRTRLWNGLRLRAKNTANTALLSWQGRLFALLEAARPTELDPATLDTIGPSDLGIEKLVAFTAHPRAVASHRTTYSYGVELGPRPKLDVHALPWTGPARRLTRIPLAHNVMIHDFAATERHLVFFVGPAELVIWRALFAAGDFRSLFEWRPEHGSEVIVVPIADPTRVVRFSVDAFWSWHVANAFERGGEIVVDLVRYDDFATMDQLGASGAPFEQGVPTRVVLDPARRTMRRDALTDARAEFPMIDLRIAGTSHRTMLLASDSGRRNALLRLDLERDRLSRFELEPGERASEMVFVPREKNAPIDDGWALSMVWSARTSTSHLAILDASRLEDGPVARVFFDHTVPLTFHGVFVPS; via the coding sequence ATGCTCCCGACCGCGACCGCGCCTTCGATCTCCGAGCCGAGCCCCTCGCTGCACGACGATCGCGCGACGCACCTCGCGTACACGTCGAGCGTCCCGCGCGAGCACGGGTTCGAGCCGCTGCGCGTCGAAGGTCGTCTGCCCGACGGATTGCGCGGCACGCTCTATCGCAACGGTCCGGGGCTCTGGGATCTCTTCGGTCGCCCGTACTCGCACTCGTTCGAGTGCGACGGTGCGGTCGCCGCGGTGCGTCTCGGCGGCGGGAGCGCGCCCGCGCTCGGCGCGCATCGCGTCACCCAGAGCGAAGGCCTCCGCGAAGAGCGCGCGGCGGGTCGTCCGCTCTACGGCAGCAACGCCGCGTGGCGCACGCGCCTGTGGAACGGGCTGCGCCTCCGCGCGAAGAACACCGCGAACACCGCGCTGCTCTCGTGGCAAGGGCGGCTCTTCGCGCTGCTCGAGGCCGCGCGTCCGACCGAGCTCGATCCCGCGACGCTCGACACGATCGGGCCGAGCGATCTCGGCATCGAGAAGCTCGTCGCGTTCACCGCGCATCCTCGCGCGGTCGCGTCGCACCGCACGACGTACTCGTACGGCGTCGAGCTCGGACCGCGGCCCAAGCTCGACGTGCACGCGCTCCCGTGGACCGGCCCCGCGCGTCGCCTCACGCGCATCCCACTCGCGCACAACGTGATGATCCACGACTTCGCGGCGACCGAGCGGCACCTCGTCTTCTTCGTCGGCCCGGCCGAGCTCGTGATCTGGCGCGCGCTCTTCGCGGCGGGTGATTTCCGCTCGTTGTTCGAGTGGCGTCCGGAGCACGGCAGCGAGGTGATCGTCGTGCCGATCGCAGATCCGACGCGCGTCGTGCGGTTCTCGGTCGACGCGTTCTGGTCGTGGCACGTCGCGAACGCGTTCGAGCGCGGAGGCGAGATCGTGGTCGACCTCGTGCGCTACGACGACTTCGCGACGATGGACCAGCTCGGCGCGTCGGGCGCGCCGTTCGAGCAGGGCGTGCCGACGCGCGTCGTGCTCGATCCCGCGCGTCGCACGATGCGTCGAGATGCGCTCACCGACGCGCGCGCCGAGTTCCCGATGATCGACCTGCGCATCGCGGGCACGTCACACCGCACGATGCTGCTCGCGAGCGACTCGGGGCGGCGCAACGCGCTGCTGCGCCTCGACCTCGAGCGCGATCGACTGTCGCGCTTCGAGCTCGAGCCGGGAGAGCGAGCGTCCGAGATGGTGTTCGTCCCGCGCGAGAAGAACGCGCCCATCGACGACGGATGGGCGCTCTCGATGGTGTGGAGCGCGCGCACGAGCACGAGCCACCTGGCGATCCTCGATGCGTCACGCCTCGAAGACGGCCCGGTGGCGCGCGTGTTCTTCGATCACACCGTGCCGCTCACGTTCCACGGCGTGTTCGTCCCGAGCTGA
- the trxB gene encoding thioredoxin-disulfide reductase, protein MKTHNVVIIGSGPAGLTAAIYAARANLKPLLIEGAIIGGIPGGQLMITTTVENYPGFPEGITGPDLMAKWRAQAARFGTEIITADVDRVDFSKRPFEMWCGDDHYRAQSVIVATGAKAKWLGLESEHKLENRGVSACATCDGYFFRNQDVCVVGGGDTAMEEALYLAGLCKSVTLIHRRKDFRASRIMLERAQKHPKIKFLLDTVVTEVLDVEKNTVTGVRVKNVVTGEEMVYDTQGLFVAIGHQPNTQFFQGQLDMDENGYLKTKPGTTRTNIEGVFAAGDVQDHVYRQAVTAAGTGCMAAIEAERWLAAHDLVIH, encoded by the coding sequence ATGAAGACCCACAACGTCGTGATCATCGGCTCCGGCCCCGCGGGCCTCACCGCCGCCATCTACGCCGCGCGCGCGAACCTCAAGCCGCTCCTCATCGAAGGCGCGATCATCGGCGGCATCCCCGGCGGTCAGCTCATGATCACCACGACCGTCGAGAACTATCCGGGCTTCCCCGAGGGCATCACCGGCCCCGATCTGATGGCGAAATGGCGCGCGCAGGCCGCGCGCTTCGGCACCGAGATCATCACGGCCGACGTCGATCGCGTCGACTTCTCCAAGCGCCCCTTCGAGATGTGGTGCGGTGACGATCACTACCGCGCGCAGTCGGTCATCGTCGCGACCGGCGCGAAGGCGAAGTGGCTCGGCCTCGAGAGCGAGCACAAGCTCGAGAACCGCGGCGTCAGCGCGTGCGCGACGTGCGACGGCTACTTCTTCCGCAACCAGGACGTGTGCGTCGTCGGCGGCGGCGACACCGCGATGGAAGAAGCGCTCTACCTCGCCGGCCTCTGCAAGAGCGTGACGCTCATCCACCGCCGCAAGGACTTCCGCGCGTCGCGCATCATGCTCGAGCGCGCGCAGAAGCACCCGAAGATCAAGTTCCTCCTCGACACCGTCGTGACCGAGGTGCTCGACGTCGAGAAGAACACCGTCACCGGCGTGCGCGTGAAGAACGTCGTGACCGGCGAAGAGATGGTCTACGACACGCAGGGTCTCTTCGTCGCGATCGGGCACCAGCCGAACACGCAGTTCTTCCAGGGCCAGCTCGACATGGACGAGAACGGCTACCTGAAGACGAAGCCCGGCACGACGCGCACCAACATCGAAGGCGTGTTCGCCGCGGGCGACGTGCAGGACCACGTGTACCGTCAGGCAGTGACCGCCGCGGGCACCGGGTGCATGGCCGCGATCGAGGCCGAGCGCTGGCTCGCCGCGCACGACCTCGTGATCCACTGA
- a CDS encoding peptidoglycan recognition family protein yields the protein MRSTMPAIAVLSLVLAATAAHAQEFPRGRDVGALIRAPGVRARPWTAIIVHHSASSEGNAASMDAYHRGVRHMPRGLAYHFVIGNGHGLGDGEIEVGPRWTRQQPGAHVASRLRDTSTRALWDEVAIGIVLVGNFEETAPTRRQLATLRELVASLQRRFRIEGARVFDHGEIDGAHTACPGRSLHRVVRGLRSRADG from the coding sequence ATGCGCTCGACGATGCCGGCGATCGCCGTCCTCTCGCTCGTCCTCGCGGCGACGGCGGCTCACGCGCAGGAGTTCCCGCGAGGCCGCGACGTCGGCGCGCTGATCCGCGCGCCGGGTGTGCGAGCGCGTCCGTGGACCGCGATCATCGTGCACCACAGCGCGTCGTCCGAGGGCAACGCCGCCTCGATGGACGCGTACCACCGCGGCGTGCGCCACATGCCGCGCGGCTTGGCCTATCACTTCGTGATCGGGAACGGCCACGGCCTCGGCGACGGCGAGATCGAAGTGGGACCGCGCTGGACTCGGCAGCAGCCCGGCGCGCACGTCGCGTCCCGGCTCCGCGACACGAGCACGCGCGCGCTCTGGGACGAGGTCGCGATCGGGATCGTGCTCGTCGGCAATTTCGAGGAGACCGCTCCGACGCGGCGGCAGCTCGCGACGCTGAGGGAGCTCGTCGCGTCGTTGCAGCGGCGCTTCCGCATCGAGGGCGCGCGCGTCTTCGACCACGGTGAGATCGACGGGGCGCACACCGCGTGCCCCGGCCGATCGCTCCATCGCGTCGTGCGCGGCCTGAGGAGCCGAGCCGACGGCTGA
- a CDS encoding PDZ domain-containing protein — protein MRALGLVIVALVTLACSRPIEAELLHVGSASPDRVQPGHRLVLRGSGFPAGRDARVTFRGVLHRPGHPARAIDVSLDGEAISSDRVELPMPAASLRRLGGRGTFRGSIRVAFGAGALDRGSVVGTLDDAVIDLVPREVSGDADTSVLARLGLELAPREDDGIGLMVARVARGSRADDAGLAEGDRLLSIDGLNLLAPEELVPAVGQASMDLRVAREGEAAPFVVRVSLDGWEERVPREAILWSQLAALIALFAIVLLGPGATWIDRLAPTSRRVPWFNVGVAIAIALGLRAALDALPSLGLDAALLAIVAGRGASLVLGASGSRPRIVAAMRAMCGAIAIVVALGVATLAIGTTDPAAIEAAQGPWPWDWLALRSPTGPLAIVLVALAAACGPVLDSEHDRRRVLDDVFLAALASCAVIALAGGEAAHGAIGDVRPGLAWIGSVGYAATAALAASMLRRARDRGGRLSWIALAIATLAVAMIAILGALGWMEMDVPREIERAIAEVLVASAVVIALRLATARPAEPTRPANALL, from the coding sequence ATGCGCGCTCTCGGCCTCGTGATCGTCGCGCTCGTGACGCTCGCGTGCTCGCGACCGATCGAGGCCGAGCTCCTCCACGTCGGCAGCGCCTCGCCCGATCGTGTGCAGCCGGGCCACCGGCTCGTGCTACGCGGAAGCGGGTTTCCCGCCGGCCGCGATGCGCGCGTCACGTTCCGCGGGGTGCTGCATCGACCGGGGCATCCCGCGCGCGCCATCGACGTCTCGCTCGACGGTGAGGCGATCTCGAGCGATCGCGTCGAGCTGCCGATGCCCGCCGCGTCGCTGCGGCGGCTCGGAGGCCGCGGCACCTTCCGTGGTTCGATCCGTGTCGCGTTCGGCGCGGGCGCGCTCGATCGTGGCTCGGTGGTGGGCACGCTCGACGACGCGGTGATCGATCTCGTTCCGCGCGAGGTCAGCGGCGATGCCGACACGAGCGTGCTCGCGCGGCTCGGGCTCGAGCTCGCGCCGCGCGAGGACGACGGGATCGGGCTCATGGTCGCGCGGGTTGCGCGTGGGAGCCGTGCCGACGATGCCGGTCTCGCCGAGGGCGACCGTCTGCTCTCGATCGACGGGCTCAACTTGCTCGCGCCCGAAGAGCTCGTGCCGGCGGTGGGCCAGGCGTCGATGGACCTGCGCGTCGCGCGCGAGGGCGAGGCCGCGCCCTTCGTGGTGCGCGTGTCGCTCGACGGATGGGAAGAGCGCGTCCCGCGCGAGGCGATCCTCTGGTCGCAGCTCGCCGCGTTGATCGCCCTCTTCGCGATCGTGCTGCTCGGACCGGGCGCGACGTGGATCGATCGTCTCGCGCCGACGTCGCGGCGCGTTCCTTGGTTCAACGTCGGCGTTGCGATCGCCATCGCGCTCGGTCTGCGGGCCGCGCTCGACGCGCTGCCTTCGCTCGGCCTCGATGCGGCGCTGCTCGCGATCGTCGCCGGGCGTGGTGCGTCGCTGGTGCTCGGCGCGTCGGGGTCACGCCCGCGGATCGTCGCGGCGATGCGCGCGATGTGCGGCGCCATCGCGATCGTCGTCGCGCTCGGAGTCGCGACGCTCGCGATCGGCACGACCGATCCCGCCGCGATCGAAGCCGCGCAGGGCCCGTGGCCGTGGGACTGGCTCGCGCTGCGCAGCCCGACGGGCCCGCTCGCGATCGTGCTCGTCGCGCTCGCGGCGGCGTGCGGGCCGGTGCTCGATAGCGAGCACGATCGGCGACGTGTGCTCGACGACGTGTTCCTCGCTGCGCTCGCCTCGTGTGCCGTGATCGCGCTCGCGGGTGGCGAAGCCGCGCACGGTGCGATCGGCGACGTGCGCCCCGGACTGGCGTGGATCGGCAGCGTGGGATACGCGGCGACTGCAGCGCTCGCAGCATCGATGTTGCGGAGAGCGCGAGATCGCGGAGGGCGCCTGTCGTGGATCGCACTCGCGATTGCCACGCTCGCAGTCGCGATGATTGCGATCCTCGGCGCGCTCGGATGGATGGAGATGGACGTCCCGCGCGAGATCGAGCGCGCGATCGCGGAAGTGCTCGTCGCGTCCGCGGTGGTGATCGCGCTGAGGCTCGCGACGGCGCGCCCGGCGGAGCCGACGCGGCCGGCGAACGCGCTCTTGTGA
- a CDS encoding matrixin family metalloprotease gives MSIATRRLPELTLAIGVSLALLTPTSARAYRTVAELGGFDGAERVVWLDSGVRYSTYDVPPEGFDLEDMLASVREGSAAWTADCSRLALDPAGRTSVAAASGDRRNTIAWLRGDWRELGLSSDVAATTDILYERAADGTWHIVEADILFNDSDFDWSAHDLTPVDARDVRAVAVHEFGHFLGLSHVCEEDGGGGAPLCAADDAFADVVMYPFYRGPDARSLAADDVAGLCSLYPSSGCAFDSDCDAGARCVDGACVPSCATAGCPVGFTCSSVGCVPDPCASCGERCDASCSSTEPGRALGQPCGTSDECRSGRCATDGYCTAPCGDGVSCPTDWVCASSSESCEPTAGVFGDSCGVPGDCHSRLCLERGATATCTDGCAADGDCPRGYACELVEGIGVCAPTRSGGCAVAMSAGASSSRQWLLWTLVLASWHGSRRLARRRAHRRSIDA, from the coding sequence TTGAGCATCGCGACTCGACGTTTGCCCGAGCTCACGTTGGCGATTGGAGTGTCGCTCGCGTTGCTCACTCCCACATCGGCACGCGCGTATCGGACAGTCGCGGAGCTTGGCGGGTTCGACGGGGCCGAGCGGGTCGTGTGGCTCGACTCCGGCGTCCGGTACAGCACGTATGACGTGCCTCCTGAAGGCTTCGACCTGGAGGACATGCTCGCGTCGGTACGCGAGGGGAGCGCCGCCTGGACAGCTGATTGCAGCCGCCTCGCGCTCGACCCCGCTGGTCGCACGTCGGTCGCCGCCGCTTCGGGAGACCGTCGCAACACGATTGCGTGGCTGCGAGGCGACTGGCGTGAGCTCGGACTCTCGAGCGACGTGGCCGCCACGACTGACATCCTCTACGAACGTGCCGCGGACGGCACATGGCACATCGTCGAAGCCGACATCCTCTTCAACGACTCGGACTTCGACTGGTCGGCGCACGACCTGACACCGGTCGACGCGCGCGACGTTCGAGCGGTTGCCGTTCACGAGTTCGGACACTTCCTCGGACTCTCGCACGTGTGCGAGGAAGATGGGGGCGGAGGAGCGCCGCTCTGCGCGGCTGACGACGCATTCGCCGACGTCGTGATGTATCCGTTCTATCGTGGTCCGGATGCGCGCTCGCTGGCGGCCGATGACGTGGCGGGTCTCTGCTCGCTGTACCCGTCGAGCGGGTGCGCGTTCGACTCCGACTGCGACGCCGGCGCGCGTTGCGTGGATGGGGCGTGCGTGCCGTCGTGTGCCACTGCGGGATGCCCAGTCGGATTCACGTGCAGCTCCGTGGGCTGCGTTCCCGATCCCTGCGCATCGTGCGGCGAACGTTGCGATGCGAGCTGTTCTTCCACGGAGCCCGGACGCGCGCTGGGCCAACCCTGTGGAACGTCGGACGAGTGTCGCTCCGGGAGGTGCGCGACCGACGGCTACTGCACAGCTCCGTGCGGCGACGGAGTGTCCTGCCCTACCGATTGGGTCTGCGCCTCGTCGAGTGAGTCGTGCGAGCCGACTGCAGGAGTCTTCGGCGACTCGTGCGGCGTGCCGGGCGATTGTCACTCACGACTCTGCCTGGAGCGCGGCGCGACTGCGACCTGCACCGATGGCTGCGCTGCCGACGGCGATTGCCCGCGTGGCTACGCCTGCGAGCTCGTGGAAGGCATTGGCGTCTGTGCGCCGACGCGAAGTGGCGGATGCGCAGTCGCGATGTCGGCGGGAGCGTCCTCGTCGCGCCAGTGGTTGCTCTGGACCCTCGTTCTTGCTTCGTGGCATGGCTCGCGTCGACTCGCGCGGCGGCGGGCCCACCGGAGATCCATCGATGCCTGA